The genomic DNA TATTTTCTGGCGAAAAGACAGTAGAACTTAGGAGGACAAAGCCGAATCTGAAGAGGGGAGACATCGTGGCAGTTTATGTTTCGTCTCCAATTATGGCTCTGTCGGGGGAATTTGAAGTTGATGAAGTATTGGAACGCGAACCGGAAGAATTATGGTCGGAAGTTGGAGAAGAATCGGGAATCGAAAAAAATGAGTTTAAAAATTATTATCGTGGAGCTGAAATCGCTTTCGGAATTAAGTTCAAAAAAGTAGTTAATTTTAAACAACCCGTCCCATTGTCAAATTTAAGAAAAACCTGGACCGGATTTACC from bacterium includes the following:
- a CDS encoding ASCH domain-containing protein; its protein translation is MIGKPNKEKVLLLSIKPKYANKIFSGEKTVELRRTKPNLKRGDIVAVYVSSPIMALSGEFEVDEVLEREPEELWSEVGEESGIEKNEFKNYYRGAEIAFGIKFKKVVNFKQPVPLSNLRKTWTGFT